Proteins from one Nakamurella multipartita DSM 44233 genomic window:
- a CDS encoding SRPBCC family protein — protein MNALSSSSCKDEKAVPESGETFTEPLERATCCTFNDRQCRLRQQSDAGPGLAQGPDEMGMPMTANVIVTVEREFDVPRPQVFRAWTVPAELAQWRGSPGWHVEPSGLVGEPKPGGRHHHVTVRESDGLAVTTDGVYTEFFEPDVFVSRERITGDPGIDPAVPLELRVEFTEMGRHDTLVRIIQGPYEPDVAGWHGEAWEKELNRLADFLGTAGQEARR, from the coding sequence GTGAACGCGCTATCGAGTTCGTCTTGCAAGGATGAAAAGGCGGTGCCAGAATCCGGTGAAACATTCACCGAACCGCTCGAGCGTGCCACTTGTTGCACGTTCAATGATCGACAATGTCGGCTCCGTCAGCAGTCAGATGCCGGACCAGGGCTGGCCCAAGGCCCAGACGAGATGGGAATGCCAATGACGGCCAACGTCATCGTGACGGTCGAACGCGAATTCGACGTTCCTCGTCCGCAAGTGTTCCGGGCCTGGACCGTGCCGGCCGAACTGGCCCAATGGCGCGGCTCCCCCGGCTGGCACGTGGAACCGTCCGGGCTCGTCGGTGAGCCGAAGCCCGGGGGCCGGCACCATCACGTCACGGTGCGCGAATCGGACGGCCTCGCGGTCACCACCGACGGGGTCTACACCGAGTTCTTCGAGCCGGACGTCTTCGTGTCGCGGGAGCGGATCACCGGCGACCCGGGCATCGACCCGGCGGTACCGCTGGAGCTGCGGGTGGAATTCACCGAGATGGGGCGCCACGACACGCTCGTCCGGATCATCCAGGGACCGTACGAGCCCGACGTGGCCGGCTGGCACGGCGAGGCCTGGGAGAAGGAGCTGAACCGGCTCGCGGATTTCCTCGGTACCGCCGGGCAGGAGGCAAGACGATGA
- a CDS encoding LacI family DNA-binding transcriptional regulator — translation MSDSSEAAAAGRVNIVAVAQRAGVSPATVSRSLRGMAKVAPETRQRVLDAARDLSYEHSPRASGMASGSRRAVAVVVPYITRWFFSTVTAGAVDHLRVNGYDVTLYHLGDAAIRDHFFERMPLDARVDGVLTLSMPLTEEHTLALRALDIPLVSVGSPIPGSPSAGIDENAAARSAVNHLLHLKHERIGFIAGEADDPRFDFVSSAARRLGYEQALRAAGLTVDERLVAAGPHGLEGGAAAMTQLLARSIMPTAVFAEYDELAIGALWALRRSGLDVPGDVSIIGIDDHEMAAMLDLTTIAQNVTAQGEIAAQLLLQVLRGEAGEAAVDPVLLPTRLMLRGSTSPPGTARSASRRRTRRPDRGR, via the coding sequence GTGAGTGACAGTTCCGAGGCAGCCGCGGCCGGCCGTGTGAACATCGTGGCTGTCGCGCAGCGCGCCGGGGTGTCTCCGGCGACGGTGTCCCGCTCGCTGCGCGGCATGGCGAAGGTTGCCCCGGAAACCCGGCAGCGAGTCCTGGATGCCGCCCGCGATCTGTCCTACGAACACTCCCCTCGGGCATCCGGCATGGCCTCCGGGTCACGCCGCGCGGTGGCGGTCGTCGTTCCGTACATCACTCGCTGGTTCTTCAGCACCGTCACCGCCGGAGCCGTCGACCACCTGCGCGTCAACGGCTACGACGTCACGCTCTACCACCTGGGCGATGCCGCGATCCGCGACCACTTCTTCGAGCGCATGCCGCTCGACGCACGAGTGGACGGCGTCCTGACGCTGTCCATGCCGCTCACCGAGGAGCACACCCTCGCCCTCCGCGCACTCGACATTCCCTTGGTGAGTGTGGGATCGCCGATCCCCGGCTCACCGTCGGCCGGGATCGACGAGAACGCGGCCGCCCGAAGCGCGGTCAACCACCTCCTGCATCTCAAACATGAACGGATCGGGTTCATCGCCGGCGAGGCCGACGATCCCCGGTTCGACTTCGTCTCCTCGGCGGCCCGCCGCCTCGGGTACGAGCAGGCGTTGCGGGCCGCCGGCCTCACGGTCGACGAGCGCCTGGTGGCCGCGGGCCCGCACGGTCTGGAGGGTGGCGCGGCCGCGATGACGCAGCTGCTGGCTCGGTCGATCATGCCGACGGCGGTGTTCGCGGAGTATGACGAGCTTGCGATCGGTGCGCTCTGGGCGCTTCGACGATCCGGACTGGACGTGCCCGGCGACGTCTCGATCATCGGAATCGACGACCACGAGATGGCCGCGATGCTCGACCTGACCACGATCGCCCAGAACGTCACCGCACAGGGCGAGATCGCCGCTCAGCTGCTGCTGCAGGTCCTGCGGGGAGAGGCGGGCGAGGCTGCCGTCGACCCCGTGCTCCTGCCGACGAGGTTGATGCTGCGCGGATCGACCTCACCGCCTGGCACGGCCCGGTCCGCGTCCCGCCGACGCACTCGTCGCCCGGACCGGGGTCGGTGA
- a CDS encoding alpha-ketoglutarate-dependent dioxygenase AlkB, whose product MSVLHQPSMFDEDVTAGPALGDLSTTTRTELSDGAWVDHRPGWLTGSEQVLDTLLRDVPWRAEERQMYDRQVAVPRLLCWYSGAVPFPHPVLDDARTALNAHYRPGPPDRFVTAGLCLYRDGADSVAWHGDRIGRGATQDTMVAILSVGSGRTLALRPRGGGAGPRFHLGHGDLVVMGGSCQRTWEHAVPKTAKPVGPRISIQFRPIGVA is encoded by the coding sequence ATGAGCGTGCTGCACCAGCCGTCGATGTTCGACGAGGACGTGACCGCCGGGCCGGCACTGGGCGACCTGAGCACGACGACCCGCACCGAACTCTCCGACGGCGCATGGGTGGACCACCGGCCCGGCTGGCTCACCGGGTCCGAGCAGGTGCTCGACACCCTGCTGCGCGACGTGCCGTGGCGGGCCGAGGAACGGCAGATGTACGACCGGCAGGTGGCCGTGCCGCGGTTGCTGTGCTGGTACAGCGGTGCCGTCCCGTTCCCGCACCCGGTGCTCGACGACGCGCGGACCGCGCTCAACGCGCACTACCGGCCGGGGCCGCCGGACCGGTTCGTCACCGCCGGCCTGTGCCTGTACCGGGACGGCGCGGACAGCGTCGCCTGGCACGGCGATCGGATCGGCCGCGGCGCGACCCAGGACACCATGGTCGCGATCCTGTCGGTCGGCAGCGGGCGCACCCTGGCGCTGCGGCCTCGCGGCGGCGGAGCCGGGCCGAGGTTCCACCTGGGCCATGGTGACCTGGTGGTGATGGGTGGCAGCTGCCAGCGCACCTGGGAGCACGCCGTGCCGAAGACCGCGAAACCGGTGGGTCCGCGGATCAGCATCCAGTTCCGCCCGATCGGGGTCGCCTGA
- a CDS encoding MFS transporter, with amino-acid sequence MSNESTSANLQHMSVVRTKPLMTMPQILIMNLGFFGIQYSFGLQQTAINPVYEFLGANPHDLPILNLAGPITGLLIQPLIGALSDRTWSPRWGRRKPFFLVGAIGCSLCLFFFPFVTAVWMAVILLWLLDASNNTAMEPYRAFIADKLPPSQLGKGFLAQSFFTGLGITLANISLFVFQKFITGATAAGIPYWVVGSFMLGAVCSIGTVLVSVLRTKEIPPSDEELAALRAKKGGLGPAVKEIGEAIVDMPPPLRKLALVYFFQWYGMVCYWQFIALSIAKSSFPDTPEGKEEAVAWTGLVNGWYNIVTFCVAFSLVSFAKRRGARTVHCVCLLLAAAGLMIVPSITNQYLIFIPIIGLGIAWASIMGVPYIMAVRMIPSTRFGVYMGIINMMIVIPMLIQSLTFGPIYENLLGDNPNNAIRFAAVFLGIAGVLMLWIKEPPIVRDVDDVAFIPAGH; translated from the coding sequence ATGAGCAACGAGTCCACATCGGCCAACCTGCAGCACATGTCGGTCGTCCGGACCAAACCGCTGATGACCATGCCGCAGATTCTGATCATGAATCTCGGCTTTTTCGGAATCCAGTACAGCTTCGGGTTGCAGCAGACCGCCATCAACCCGGTGTACGAATTCCTCGGCGCGAACCCGCACGATCTGCCGATCCTCAACCTCGCCGGCCCGATCACGGGTCTGCTGATCCAGCCATTGATCGGCGCGCTCTCGGACCGGACGTGGAGTCCACGCTGGGGCCGCCGGAAGCCGTTCTTCCTCGTCGGCGCGATCGGCTGCAGCCTGTGCCTGTTCTTTTTCCCGTTCGTGACCGCCGTCTGGATGGCCGTGATCCTGCTGTGGCTGCTGGACGCGAGCAACAACACCGCGATGGAGCCCTACCGCGCCTTCATCGCCGACAAACTGCCGCCGTCCCAACTGGGCAAGGGCTTCCTCGCCCAGTCGTTCTTCACCGGCCTGGGCATCACGCTGGCCAACATCTCGCTGTTCGTTTTTCAGAAGTTCATCACCGGGGCCACCGCGGCCGGCATTCCGTACTGGGTGGTCGGCTCCTTCATGCTCGGCGCCGTCTGCTCGATCGGCACGGTGCTGGTCTCGGTCCTGCGGACCAAGGAGATCCCGCCCAGCGACGAGGAACTCGCGGCGTTGCGGGCCAAGAAGGGCGGCCTCGGTCCGGCCGTCAAGGAAATCGGCGAGGCGATCGTCGATATGCCCCCGCCACTGCGCAAGCTGGCGCTGGTGTATTTCTTCCAGTGGTACGGCATGGTCTGCTACTGGCAGTTCATCGCGCTGTCCATCGCCAAGTCGTCCTTCCCCGATACGCCGGAGGGCAAGGAAGAAGCGGTGGCGTGGACCGGCCTGGTCAACGGCTGGTACAACATCGTGACGTTCTGCGTGGCGTTCTCGCTGGTGTCGTTCGCCAAGCGGCGGGGGGCCCGAACGGTGCATTGCGTGTGCCTGCTGCTCGCCGCCGCCGGCCTGATGATCGTGCCGTCGATCACCAACCAGTACCTGATCTTCATCCCCATCATCGGACTCGGCATCGCGTGGGCCTCGATCATGGGCGTGCCCTACATCATGGCGGTCCGGATGATCCCGTCGACCCGCTTCGGGGTCTACATGGGCATCATCAACATGATGATCGTCATCCCGATGCTCATCCAGTCGCTGACGTTCGGGCCGATCTACGAGAACTTGCTGGGGGACAACCCCAACAATGCGATCCGGTTCGCCGCCGTCTTCCTCGGAATTGCCGGCGTTCTCATGCTGTGGATCAAGGAACCGCCGATCGTCCGCGATGTGGACGACGTCGCGTTCATCCCGGCTGGGCACTGA
- a CDS encoding substrate-binding and vWA domain-containing protein, with protein sequence MSYPPGQAGPRKRSNVVPIVAAVIAGVLLIVGIRWFTTRGDDSTSGSGPTTTATGAPPPRDGCTRVTVAASSEKAALLQQMAQTYHSSGRTVDGKCFDVQVNSVASGTAEANLAQGWDEALDGPAPDAWTPAASTWVSLLASDLTAKDRPTILPAEAAKSIVSTPLVLAMPEPMARALGWPDAQIGWSDVLALAKDPQGWAAKGHPEWGRFTLGKTNPTVSTSGLAATIGTLVAATGTSSDLTEAALQRPEVQQYLKDVETAVIHYGDTTLTYLTNLQHADDSGAALGYVSAVAVEEKSVLDYNAGNPSGNPATLGDHAPPKVPLVAVYPKEGTLYSDSPFVILDAPWSTADKQAGAQDFMEFLLLPEQQKVFTEANFRTADHQPGEPITSSPYLIADGVTIALNPPGPSVLRDVRALWTQVRKPARVLVVMDVSGSMASESGYGSESKLDLAKKAATSALGQLTDTDQMGLWAFTTDLPTPDTITADLVGVGPLAQTRQPIIDAISSLTPLNGTPLYAATREAAKAMNAQKDPNSINAVVVLTDGRNEYTDNDLDGLLRELNASAEEDGVRVFTIAYGPDADLATLQEISEASRAAAYDARNPTSIDKVFSDVLSNF encoded by the coding sequence GTGAGCTATCCGCCGGGTCAGGCCGGGCCGCGCAAGCGCAGCAACGTCGTGCCGATCGTCGCCGCGGTGATCGCCGGCGTGCTGCTGATCGTCGGCATCCGCTGGTTCACCACCCGGGGCGACGATTCGACCTCCGGCTCCGGTCCGACCACCACCGCCACCGGCGCGCCACCGCCACGCGACGGCTGCACCCGGGTGACCGTCGCCGCCTCCAGCGAGAAGGCGGCGCTGCTGCAGCAGATGGCGCAGACCTACCACTCGTCCGGGCGCACCGTCGACGGCAAATGTTTCGACGTGCAGGTGAACTCGGTGGCCTCCGGCACGGCCGAGGCCAACCTCGCGCAGGGCTGGGACGAGGCACTGGACGGCCCCGCACCGGACGCCTGGACGCCCGCCGCCTCCACCTGGGTCAGCCTGCTGGCCAGCGATCTGACCGCCAAGGACCGGCCCACCATCCTTCCGGCCGAGGCGGCGAAGTCGATCGTCTCGACGCCGCTGGTGCTGGCCATGCCCGAGCCGATGGCCAGGGCACTAGGCTGGCCGGACGCGCAGATCGGCTGGTCGGACGTGCTGGCGCTGGCCAAGGACCCGCAAGGGTGGGCGGCCAAGGGCCACCCGGAATGGGGCAGGTTCACCCTCGGCAAGACGAACCCGACCGTGTCCACCTCCGGGCTGGCCGCCACCATCGGCACGCTGGTCGCGGCCACCGGTACGTCGTCGGACCTGACCGAGGCGGCCCTGCAGCGGCCGGAGGTGCAGCAGTACCTCAAGGACGTCGAGACCGCCGTCATCCACTACGGCGACACCACGCTGACCTACCTGACCAACCTGCAGCACGCCGACGACTCCGGCGCGGCCCTGGGCTACGTGTCCGCGGTGGCCGTGGAGGAGAAGAGCGTTCTGGACTACAACGCCGGCAACCCGAGCGGGAACCCGGCCACCCTGGGCGACCACGCACCGCCGAAGGTGCCGCTGGTCGCGGTGTACCCGAAGGAGGGCACGCTCTACAGCGACAGCCCGTTCGTCATCCTCGACGCCCCGTGGTCGACCGCCGACAAGCAGGCCGGCGCGCAGGACTTCATGGAGTTCCTGCTGCTGCCCGAGCAGCAGAAGGTGTTCACCGAGGCGAACTTCCGCACCGCGGACCACCAGCCCGGCGAACCGATCACGTCGAGTCCGTACCTGATCGCGGACGGCGTGACGATCGCGCTCAACCCGCCGGGCCCGTCGGTCCTGCGCGACGTCCGAGCCCTCTGGACGCAGGTCCGCAAGCCCGCCCGGGTCCTGGTGGTGATGGACGTGTCCGGGTCGATGGCCAGCGAGTCGGGGTACGGCAGCGAGTCCAAGCTCGACCTGGCCAAGAAGGCCGCGACATCGGCGTTGGGTCAGCTGACCGACACCGATCAGATGGGGCTGTGGGCGTTCACCACCGACCTGCCCACCCCGGACACGATCACCGCCGACCTGGTCGGTGTCGGGCCGCTGGCGCAGACCCGGCAGCCGATCATCGACGCGATCTCCAGCCTGACCCCGCTGAACGGCACCCCGCTGTACGCGGCGACGCGGGAGGCGGCGAAGGCGATGAACGCGCAGAAGGATCCGAACTCGATCAACGCGGTGGTCGTGCTGACCGACGGTCGCAATGAGTACACCGACAACGATCTGGACGGTCTGCTGCGCGAGCTGAACGCGAGCGCCGAGGAGGACGGGGTGCGGGTGTTCACCATCGCCTACGGTCCGGATGCGGACCTGGCCACCCTGCAGGAGATCTCCGAGGCGTCCCGGGCCGCCGCCTACGACGCGCGGAACCCGACGAGCATCGACAAGGTGTTCTCCGACGTGCTGTCCAACTTCTGA
- a CDS encoding pyridoxamine 5'-phosphate oxidase family protein: MGQVFAEIDGKLHAWIDRQSMFFVGTAPSGADGSINVSPKGMAGTFAVLEPTRVGYLDYTGSGAETIAHLRDNGRIVIMFCAFDGPPRIVRLHGRGRAVLATDPEFAALRSHFGKARTSGQRSIILVELTRISDSCGWSVPLLDFRADRDILDVAQERRSDEHFHRYWAEKNAVSIDGLPALDVEPATG; the protein is encoded by the coding sequence ATGGGTCAGGTGTTCGCCGAAATCGACGGCAAGCTTCACGCATGGATCGACCGTCAGTCGATGTTCTTCGTCGGCACCGCGCCGTCCGGCGCCGACGGCAGCATCAACGTCTCGCCCAAGGGCATGGCCGGGACGTTCGCGGTGCTGGAACCCACCCGGGTCGGCTATCTCGACTACACCGGGTCCGGCGCCGAGACGATCGCGCACCTGCGGGACAACGGCCGCATCGTCATCATGTTCTGCGCCTTCGACGGTCCGCCCCGGATCGTCCGGTTGCACGGGCGTGGCCGGGCCGTGCTCGCCACCGACCCCGAGTTCGCGGCGCTCCGAAGCCACTTCGGCAAGGCGCGGACCAGCGGTCAGCGATCGATCATCCTCGTCGAGCTGACCCGGATCTCCGACAGTTGCGGCTGGTCGGTGCCCCTGCTCGATTTCCGCGCCGACCGCGACATTCTCGACGTCGCCCAGGAACGCCGTTCCGACGAGCACTTTCACCGGTACTGGGCCGAGAAGAACGCGGTCAGCATCGACGGTCTGCCGGCCCTGGACGTCGAGCCGGCCACCGGCTGA
- a CDS encoding LacI family DNA-binding transcriptional regulator, with protein MQRKPTMNDVAHRAGVALKTVSRYVNGDPTIGADYADRIREAIAELGYRRNMAAARIRPGQSAKMIGLIISDLSNPYFATLARAIELGAAAAGYMLTIASSEEDGARHDLLVDRLLEQQVDAIIDVPPRAPGRAWRDIPPPLPPLVFVDRPSDWAAADTVLADNAGGARSATRALLHAGAGTVAFVGDSVEIFTMGERLTGYRQALVEADRPVDDDLVRDTVHTVDDAMRVVLDLLAGGRAQAVFAANNRAALGALRAFRLAETFLPMIGFDEFEAAALINPPISVVSQDIQAMGRAAADLAVARLNGSDIPCTTTVLPTSLILRGSERLLPAF; from the coding sequence GTGCAGCGCAAGCCGACGATGAACGACGTGGCGCACCGTGCCGGCGTCGCGCTGAAGACCGTCTCCCGGTATGTCAACGGCGACCCGACGATCGGTGCGGACTATGCCGACCGCATCCGGGAGGCGATCGCGGAACTGGGCTACCGGCGCAACATGGCCGCCGCCCGGATCCGGCCCGGGCAGAGCGCGAAGATGATCGGGCTGATCATCAGCGACCTGTCCAACCCCTACTTCGCGACCCTGGCCCGGGCCATCGAACTGGGGGCCGCCGCGGCCGGCTACATGCTGACCATCGCCAGCTCGGAGGAGGACGGAGCGCGGCACGACCTGCTGGTCGACCGGCTGCTGGAGCAGCAGGTGGACGCGATCATCGACGTCCCGCCGCGCGCGCCGGGCCGGGCCTGGCGGGACATCCCGCCGCCGCTGCCGCCGCTGGTGTTCGTCGACCGGCCGTCCGACTGGGCCGCTGCCGATACGGTGCTGGCCGACAACGCCGGAGGTGCCCGGTCTGCCACCCGGGCGTTGCTGCACGCCGGTGCCGGCACCGTCGCCTTCGTCGGCGACTCGGTGGAGATCTTCACGATGGGGGAGCGGCTGACCGGCTACCGGCAGGCCCTGGTCGAGGCCGACCGGCCGGTCGACGACGACCTGGTGCGGGACACCGTGCACACGGTCGACGACGCGATGCGGGTGGTGCTCGATCTGCTCGCGGGCGGACGGGCGCAGGCGGTGTTCGCGGCCAACAACCGCGCCGCCCTGGGCGCGTTGCGCGCCTTCCGGTTGGCCGAGACGTTCCTGCCGATGATCGGCTTCGACGAGTTCGAGGCCGCCGCGCTGATCAACCCGCCGATCTCGGTGGTCAGCCAGGACATCCAGGCGATGGGCAGGGCCGCCGCCGACCTCGCCGTGGCCCGGCTCAACGGGAGCGATATCCCCTGCACCACCACGGTTTTGCCGACGTCGCTGATCCTGCGGGGGTCGGAACGGCTGCTCCCGGCGTTCTGA
- a CDS encoding trans-sulfuration enzyme family protein has product METVAITAGRPSPYPGHPLSTPIVLASNFRADGAVEYARDGGTDTWQALETAVGSLEGGDAVAFASGMAAAAAILESLPTGTSVVVPADCYAGVRTLLNEGAAHGRWKVTAVDITDTAATEQAAWAADLLWLESPTNPLIDVADLPRLCAFGRDRGAQVVVDNTFATPLLQRPLAAGADYVLHSATKFIGGHSDLLMGVVVGRDPAAAAPIRRRRQLAGGTPGALEAYLALRGLRTLPVRLERAQASAGVLATRLAAHPGVSRVRYPGLPADPGHARAAAQMAGFGSMLAFEVVGGAGPADAVCAGVRVAVAATSLGGVETTLERRAKLAGQGHIPAGLIRMSVGIEHVEDLWADLDRALTAATA; this is encoded by the coding sequence ATGGAGACAGTGGCGATCACCGCGGGCCGGCCCTCGCCCTACCCCGGTCACCCGCTGAGCACGCCGATCGTGCTCGCGTCGAACTTCCGGGCCGACGGGGCGGTCGAGTACGCCCGGGACGGCGGCACCGACACCTGGCAGGCCCTGGAGACGGCGGTCGGCTCGCTGGAGGGGGGCGACGCGGTCGCGTTCGCCTCGGGCATGGCCGCGGCGGCGGCGATCCTGGAGTCGCTGCCGACCGGGACGTCGGTGGTCGTGCCGGCCGACTGCTACGCCGGGGTCCGGACGCTGCTGAACGAGGGCGCCGCGCACGGGCGGTGGAAGGTGACCGCGGTGGACATCACCGACACCGCGGCGACCGAGCAGGCGGCGTGGGCGGCGGACCTGCTGTGGTTGGAGTCGCCGACGAACCCGCTGATCGACGTCGCCGACCTGCCGCGGCTGTGCGCGTTCGGCCGGGACCGGGGCGCCCAGGTGGTCGTCGACAACACCTTCGCCACCCCGCTGCTGCAGCGCCCGCTGGCCGCCGGGGCCGACTACGTGCTGCACAGCGCGACCAAGTTCATCGGCGGCCACTCGGACCTGCTGATGGGAGTGGTCGTCGGCCGCGACCCGGCGGCGGCCGCGCCGATCCGGCGACGCCGGCAGCTGGCCGGCGGCACGCCCGGCGCGCTGGAGGCGTACCTGGCGCTGCGCGGACTGCGCACCCTGCCGGTCCGGCTGGAACGGGCCCAGGCATCGGCCGGCGTGCTGGCCACCCGGCTCGCCGCGCACCCGGGGGTGTCCCGCGTCCGCTACCCGGGCCTGCCGGCCGACCCCGGGCACGCGCGGGCGGCGGCGCAGATGGCCGGATTCGGCTCGATGCTCGCGTTCGAGGTGGTCGGCGGCGCGGGGCCGGCCGACGCGGTCTGCGCCGGGGTGCGGGTGGCCGTCGCCGCGACGTCCCTGGGCGGGGTCGAGACGACGCTCGAACGGCGGGCGAAGCTGGCCGGTCAGGGGCACATCCCGGCCGGGCTGATCCGGATGAGCGTCGGCATCGAGCACGTCGAGGATCTGTGGGCCGACCTGGACCGGGCTCTCACCGCGGCCACGGCCTGA